A genomic stretch from Natronomonas gomsonensis includes:
- the aroA gene encoding 3-phosphoshikimate 1-carboxyvinyltransferase produces the protein MDVRISPSRVRGSARAPPSKSYTHRAILAAGYGGGALVKNPLFSADTKATARAVEAYGGSTERVDDDLEVVGFEGAPETPGNVVDCANSGTTMRLTAAAGALLEDLAVLTGDASLRSRPQGPLLDALGDLGARAESTRRNGQAPLVVGDGIDSDAVSIRGDVSSQYITGLLMAGAVTEGGLEIDLTTDLKSAPYVDITLEVLADFGIDAEVIGGDDSEVRASGAEGFRVPGGQSYEPTDGEYHVPGDFSSMSYLLAAGALAADGELLVEGAYPSAQGDSAIVSILERMGADIEWDRANGAISVAESELEGIEVGVADTPDLLPTIAVLGAAAEGATRITDCEHVRLKETDRVAAMATELTKMGVDVEEYEDELVVHGGGLEGATVEGYEDHRIVMSLAVAALVADGETTIEGAEHVDVSFPEFFEVLYDLGADVEK, from the coding sequence ATGGACGTTCGCATCTCGCCCTCGCGGGTCCGCGGGAGCGCCCGGGCGCCGCCGTCGAAGAGTTATACCCATCGCGCTATCCTCGCCGCCGGTTACGGTGGCGGGGCGCTCGTGAAGAACCCGCTTTTCAGCGCCGACACGAAGGCGACGGCCCGCGCCGTCGAAGCCTACGGCGGGTCGACCGAACGCGTCGACGACGACCTCGAAGTCGTCGGCTTCGAGGGAGCGCCTGAGACGCCCGGAAACGTCGTCGACTGTGCCAACAGCGGGACGACGATGCGCCTGACGGCCGCGGCCGGCGCCCTCCTCGAGGACCTCGCGGTGTTGACCGGCGACGCGTCGCTTCGCTCGCGACCGCAGGGGCCACTTCTCGATGCTCTCGGTGACCTCGGTGCGCGAGCGGAGTCGACCCGCCGAAACGGACAGGCACCGCTCGTCGTCGGCGACGGCATCGACAGCGATGCAGTGTCCATCCGCGGCGACGTGTCCTCACAGTACATCACCGGTCTGCTGATGGCCGGCGCAGTCACCGAGGGCGGACTCGAAATCGACCTCACGACCGACCTCAAATCCGCGCCGTACGTCGACATCACACTGGAGGTGCTCGCGGACTTCGGCATCGACGCCGAGGTCATCGGCGGCGACGACTCCGAGGTTCGGGCCTCGGGTGCCGAGGGCTTCCGGGTGCCGGGCGGGCAATCCTACGAACCGACCGACGGCGAGTACCACGTCCCCGGTGACTTCTCGTCGATGTCGTATCTGCTGGCGGCGGGCGCTCTCGCCGCCGACGGCGAGTTGCTCGTCGAGGGGGCCTACCCCAGCGCACAGGGAGATTCGGCCATCGTCTCCATTCTCGAACGAATGGGCGCGGACATCGAGTGGGACCGCGCGAACGGCGCGATTTCGGTCGCGGAATCCGAACTGGAGGGTATCGAGGTCGGCGTCGCCGATACGCCGGACCTGCTGCCGACCATCGCGGTACTCGGCGCCGCCGCCGAGGGGGCGACCCGGATTACGGACTGCGAGCACGTCCGTCTGAAGGAGACCGACCGGGTCGCCGCGATGGCCACGGAGTTGACGAAGATGGGCGTCGACGTAGAGGAGTACGAGGACGAACTTGTCGTTCACGGCGGCGGCCTCGAAGGCGCCACCGTCGAAGGCTACGAGGACCACCGCATCGTCATGTCGCTGGCCGTCGCTGCACTCGTCGCCGACGGCGAGACGACAATCGAGGGCGCCGAACACGTCGACGTGTCGTTCCCCGAGTTCTTCGAGGTGCTGTACGACCTCGGTGCGGACGTAGAGAAGTAA
- a CDS encoding sensor histidine kinase: protein MPSEHVQTPTVTYVSPPEGTTIEAELLPEVPFERVTSAAAVDSTTKCVVISAHDGWTDTTEGLRRRIPEVPIIVTGAADPGVGALASRLGVEYAPTELFTNGDETLAERIHAVVDSSDAPAGRNERALRDLHSLSTGDGDFEAKLERILEVGREYLDLDIGFATSIDTGKKTLEMLAVAGDAAFDAGDVFPLEEAYCKATVRGNGLLAIADATDGWQDDPAYESGLRCYLGGTLSIDGEAYGTVCFGGTEPRAASFTESERTFVELLIDRASYELEREHREAELQTARDEFETVLERIDDGFFALDTDWCITYVNDSGYEVLSEAAAESYAKSDLLGENLWAAIPDAVGGLFEEHYRRSMETQKPESFEAYYEPLGVHLGVEAYPSDEGLSVFFRDVTDEKRRKRALNDLHSTTRELMSATDRTEIAEIVSRAAGDILGLSFNAVRLYDEKADRLVPTALSEKATEEMEPLPAYVPGEGLSGTAFQRQRILDTEEHDRPIPDSYGPIRAAVAIPLGQHGTLSIGSENPDGIDDGARSLANILATNAEAALDRTEREAQLRQYRAVHESVRESVFLIDADGDFRLVTDPLAETLGVDPDSLIGRSVKGFLTETGYETGELLLADLHRMETAGSRSYETALLTVDGEELPVEIELSQYPGEEFLGSVGVVRDRSELEAERARFENLFEQSPDAITDATLTDDGPIIRDVNRSFEETFGVEKAEAVGQSTNDLIVPEGDRPEAERLDELDPEALTDPIEVSRQTPNGVRTFLFRGVSYGRATEGPRAFGIYTDISDRKADQRRIKMLNRVLRHNLRNTIGVVQGYLDLLRDDADGETLEYVDSASDAAEQIAAITENVRDIERAFDTAGNDVDHQTVDLSSVVEDAIERAHTQNTEATFRTDVAGVPVYGDDLLRKAIVELVENAALHGGDAPNVTVSGSVDDETVTIRIEDDGPGVPERERQVVSGERDITQLDHSRGLGLWLAHYVVESLDGSLSFDDDHDGGAVVLSLPRPEA, encoded by the coding sequence GTGCCCAGCGAACACGTGCAGACCCCGACCGTAACCTACGTCAGTCCTCCCGAGGGGACCACAATCGAAGCCGAACTTCTCCCGGAGGTCCCGTTCGAACGAGTCACGTCTGCGGCGGCCGTCGACAGCACAACCAAGTGCGTCGTCATCTCCGCCCACGACGGCTGGACCGACACTACCGAGGGCCTCCGGCGACGAATCCCAGAGGTCCCGATTATCGTCACTGGAGCGGCCGACCCCGGCGTCGGAGCACTCGCCTCCAGACTCGGCGTCGAGTACGCACCGACGGAGCTGTTCACGAACGGCGACGAGACCCTCGCCGAACGGATACACGCGGTGGTCGACAGCAGCGACGCCCCGGCTGGGCGCAACGAACGGGCGTTGCGCGATTTACACTCGCTTTCGACCGGCGACGGTGACTTCGAGGCGAAACTCGAACGCATCCTCGAAGTCGGCCGGGAGTATCTGGACCTCGACATCGGCTTTGCCACCTCCATCGATACGGGCAAGAAGACGTTGGAGATGCTCGCCGTCGCTGGCGATGCCGCGTTCGACGCTGGCGACGTGTTTCCGCTTGAAGAAGCCTATTGCAAAGCGACCGTCCGCGGAAACGGGCTGTTGGCAATCGCCGACGCGACCGACGGCTGGCAGGATGACCCGGCCTATGAATCCGGTTTGCGGTGTTATCTCGGTGGCACGCTCAGTATCGACGGCGAGGCCTACGGGACGGTGTGTTTCGGTGGGACCGAACCGAGAGCGGCCTCGTTCACAGAGTCCGAGCGGACGTTCGTCGAGTTGCTCATCGACCGTGCAAGCTATGAACTCGAACGAGAACACCGGGAGGCGGAACTGCAGACGGCACGAGACGAGTTCGAGACCGTCTTAGAGCGCATCGACGACGGGTTCTTCGCGCTCGATACCGATTGGTGTATCACCTACGTTAACGACAGCGGATACGAGGTTCTCAGCGAGGCCGCGGCGGAGAGCTACGCAAAAAGCGACCTCCTGGGAGAAAACCTCTGGGCGGCCATCCCGGACGCCGTTGGTGGGCTCTTCGAAGAGCACTACCGACGGTCGATGGAGACTCAAAAACCGGAGTCGTTCGAAGCGTACTACGAGCCGCTCGGCGTTCACCTTGGCGTCGAAGCGTACCCCTCCGACGAGGGACTGTCAGTGTTCTTCCGAGACGTGACCGACGAAAAGCGTCGCAAACGAGCGCTCAACGACCTTCACTCGACGACCCGAGAGTTGATGAGTGCGACCGACCGGACGGAAATCGCAGAAATCGTCAGCAGGGCCGCCGGTGATATCCTCGGACTCTCGTTTAATGCCGTCCGGTTGTACGACGAGAAGGCCGACCGACTGGTCCCCACGGCCCTCAGCGAGAAGGCCACCGAGGAGATGGAGCCCCTCCCGGCGTACGTCCCCGGTGAGGGGTTGTCGGGGACGGCGTTCCAGCGACAACGGATTCTCGACACCGAAGAACACGACAGACCGATTCCGGACTCCTACGGCCCGATACGCGCGGCGGTCGCGATACCGCTCGGCCAGCACGGAACACTATCTATCGGCAGCGAAAATCCCGACGGAATCGACGACGGGGCACGGAGTCTCGCAAACATTCTCGCGACGAACGCGGAAGCCGCACTCGACCGCACCGAACGCGAAGCACAACTCAGACAGTACCGTGCGGTCCACGAGAGCGTCCGGGAATCGGTGTTTCTCATCGATGCAGATGGCGACTTTCGGTTGGTAACGGACCCCCTAGCCGAGACGCTCGGCGTCGACCCCGACTCGCTTATCGGGCGCTCCGTCAAGGGATTCCTCACCGAGACCGGTTACGAGACGGGTGAGTTGCTCTTGGCCGACCTCCACCGGATGGAGACAGCGGGAAGTCGAAGCTACGAGACGGCACTTCTGACCGTCGACGGCGAGGAACTGCCCGTCGAAATCGAACTCTCGCAGTACCCCGGCGAGGAGTTCCTCGGGAGCGTCGGCGTCGTCCGCGACCGGAGCGAACTCGAAGCCGAACGGGCGCGCTTCGAGAACCTCTTCGAGCAGTCGCCCGACGCCATCACCGACGCGACGCTGACCGACGACGGACCCATCATCCGGGACGTCAACCGCTCGTTCGAGGAGACCTTCGGCGTCGAGAAGGCCGAGGCGGTCGGCCAGTCGACAAACGACCTCATCGTCCCCGAGGGCGACCGACCGGAAGCCGAACGGCTCGACGAACTCGACCCTGAAGCGTTGACCGACCCTATCGAGGTGAGTCGGCAAACGCCGAACGGGGTACGGACGTTCCTCTTCCGCGGTGTCTCCTACGGCCGGGCGACCGAGGGGCCGCGCGCGTTCGGCATCTACACCGACATCAGCGACCGGAAGGCGGACCAACGGCGCATCAAGATGCTGAACCGGGTGTTGCGTCACAACCTCCGGAACACCATCGGCGTCGTTCAGGGGTATCTGGACCTTCTCAGAGACGACGCCGATGGTGAAACCCTCGAATACGTCGACAGCGCGAGCGACGCCGCCGAGCAAATCGCCGCCATCACCGAGAACGTCCGTGACATCGAACGGGCGTTCGACACCGCCGGGAACGACGTCGATCATCAGACTGTCGATCTCTCGTCGGTGGTCGAAGACGCCATCGAACGGGCACACACCCAAAACACCGAGGCGACGTTCAGAACCGACGTGGCGGGCGTCCCCGTCTACGGTGACGACCTGCTGCGGAAAGCCATCGTGGAACTCGTAGAGAACGCGGCGTTACACGGTGGCGACGCGCCCAACGTTACGGTCAGCGGGTCGGTCGACGACGAGACGGTCACCATCAGAATCGAGGACGACGGTCCCGGCGTCCCCGAACGCGAGCGGCAGGTCGTCTCCGGCGAGCGAGACATCACGCAACTCGACCACAGTCGGGGACTGGGACTGTGGCTCGCTCACTACGTCGTCGAATCTCTCGACGGCTCGCTGTCGTTCGACGATGACCACGACGGTGGCGCCGTCGTCCTGTCGCTGCCGCGCCCCGAGGCCTGA
- a CDS encoding MaoC/PaaZ C-terminal domain-containing protein — MVDPYALTEGETFTHSRTFTPADVEQFVELSEDENPHHVEPDDEGRLVVHGLLTGTLPTKIGGDLNYIARELNYTFHRPVYTGEEIRCAMTVTSVTERDDGVRLQTEYVCRNEDDEVVLSGDSDGVVYE; from the coding sequence ATGGTCGACCCGTACGCGCTCACCGAGGGCGAGACGTTCACGCACAGTCGGACGTTCACCCCTGCCGATGTCGAGCAGTTCGTCGAACTGTCGGAGGACGAAAACCCACATCACGTCGAACCCGACGACGAGGGCCGACTGGTCGTCCACGGCCTCCTGACGGGGACGCTCCCGACGAAAATCGGCGGCGATTTGAACTACATCGCCCGGGAGTTGAACTACACCTTCCACCGACCGGTGTACACCGGCGAGGAAATCCGCTGTGCGATGACTGTCACCTCCGTCACCGAACGCGATGACGGAGTCCGTCTCCAGACCGAGTACGTCTGCCGCAACGAAGACGACGAGGTGGTGTTGTCCGGCGACAGCGACGGCGTGGTCTACGAGTAG
- a CDS encoding M24 family metallopeptidase: MNPDLSALDAFLEEADLDGYLVEADGEDSDQRYLSGFTAPDPFVTLYTGEAHLLVSALEYGRAKRNARAETVERHSEYDHRKNLEEYGQTEGGHRTLAAFLDAHDVESVATPADFPLGTADGLRELGVTVEADYDDTVESIRATKTDEEVEHIRAAQKANEAAMARAEELLAEADIEDGTLVFDGEALTSERVKQEIEIELLRHGCALDETIVACGADAADPHDRGSGPLSANEAIIIDIFPRSKETGYYADMTRTFCVGDPSAEIAEWYDLTLEAQEAALDAIEAGVTGSEVHGAVCDVYEDAGLPTLRSDETTETGFIHTTGHGVGLDIHEFPRVSEQDNELQAGHVVTVEPGLYDPAVGGVRIEDLVVVTEDGHENLTDYEKSLVL; this comes from the coding sequence ATGAACCCCGACCTCTCTGCGCTCGATGCGTTTCTCGAGGAGGCGGACCTCGACGGCTACCTCGTCGAGGCCGACGGCGAGGACTCCGACCAGCGGTACCTTTCCGGCTTCACCGCTCCCGACCCCTTCGTGACGCTGTACACCGGCGAGGCGCATCTCCTCGTCTCGGCGCTGGAGTACGGCCGCGCGAAGCGCAACGCACGCGCCGAAACCGTCGAACGCCACTCCGAGTACGACCACCGGAAGAACCTCGAAGAGTACGGCCAGACGGAGGGCGGCCACCGGACGCTCGCCGCGTTCCTCGACGCCCACGATGTCGAATCGGTCGCCACACCGGCCGACTTCCCGCTCGGTACCGCCGACGGCCTCCGCGAACTCGGCGTGACCGTCGAAGCCGACTACGACGACACCGTCGAATCCATTCGGGCGACGAAGACCGACGAGGAGGTCGAGCACATCCGGGCGGCACAGAAGGCAAACGAGGCCGCGATGGCCCGCGCCGAGGAACTGCTCGCCGAGGCCGACATCGAGGACGGAACGCTCGTTTTCGACGGCGAGGCGCTCACCTCCGAGCGCGTCAAACAGGAAATCGAAATCGAACTCCTGCGCCACGGCTGTGCGCTCGACGAGACCATCGTCGCCTGCGGGGCCGACGCCGCCGACCCCCACGACCGTGGGTCCGGCCCGCTTTCGGCCAACGAAGCCATCATCATCGACATCTTCCCGCGCTCGAAGGAGACGGGGTACTACGCCGACATGACCCGGACGTTCTGTGTTGGCGACCCCTCGGCGGAAATCGCCGAGTGGTACGACCTCACGCTGGAGGCACAGGAGGCCGCGCTGGATGCCATCGAAGCGGGCGTCACCGGCAGCGAGGTCCACGGCGCGGTGTGTGACGTCTACGAGGACGCCGGATTGCCGACCCTTCGAAGCGACGAGACGACCGAAACCGGCTTCATCCACACGACGGGCCACGGCGTCGGTCTCGATATCCACGAGTTCCCGCGGGTCTCCGAACAGGACAACGAACTCCAAGCCGGCCACGTCGTCACGGTCGAACCCGGCCTCTACGACCCTGCAGTTGGCGGCGTCCGCATCGA